A section of the Saccopteryx leptura isolate mSacLep1 chromosome 6, mSacLep1_pri_phased_curated, whole genome shotgun sequence genome encodes:
- the LRRTM2 gene encoding leucine-rich repeat transmembrane neuronal protein 2 gives MGLHFKWPLGAPMLAAIYAMSMVLKMLPALGMACPPKCRCEKLLFYCDSQGFHSVPNATDKGSLGLSLRHNHITELERDQFTSFSQLTWLHLDHNQISTIKEDAFQGLYKLKELILSSNKIFYLPNTTFTQLINLQNLDLSFNQLSSLHPELFYGLRKLQTLHLRSNSLRTIPVRLFWDCRSLEFLDLSTNRLRSLARNGFAGLIKLRELHLEHNQLTKINFAHFLRLSSLHTLFLQWNKISNLTCGMEWTWGTLEKLDLTGNEIKTIDLTVFVTMPNLKILLMDNNKLNSLDSKILNSLRSLTTVGLSGNLWECSPRICALASWLGSFQGRWEHSILCHSPDHTQGEDILDAVHGFQLCWNLSTTVTAMATTDRDPTTEYTKRISSSSYHVGDKEIPTTAGIAVTTEEHFPEPDNAIFTQRVITGTMALLFSFFFIIFIVFISRKCCPPTLRRIRQCSMIQNHRQLRSQTRLHMSNMSDQGPYSEYEATHEGPFIIINGYGQCKCQQLPYKECEV, from the exons ATGG GCTTACATTTCAAGTGGCCATTAGGGGCCCCTATGCTGGCAGCAATATATGCAATGAGCATGGTTTTAAAAATGCTGCCTGCCCTGGGAATGGCGTGTCCGCCCAAATGCCGCTGCGAGAAGCTGCTCTTCTACTGCGACTCTCAGGGCTTCCACTCAGTGCCAAACGCCACAGACAAGGGCTCTCTGGGCCTGTCCCTGAGGCACAATCACATCACAGAGCTCGAAAGGGATCAATTTACCAGCTTCAGTCAACTTACCTGGCTCCACTTAGACCACAATCAAATTTCAACAATAAAAGAAGATGCTTTTCAAGGACTATATAAACTTAAGGAATTAATATTAAGTTccaacaaaatattttacttgcCAAACACAACTTTTACCCAACTGATTAACCTACAAAATTTGGACCTCTCTTTTAATCAGCTGTCATCTCTGCACCCAGAGCTCTTCTATGGCCTTCGGAAGCTACAGACCTTGCATTTACGGTCCAACTCCCTGCGGACTATCCCAGTACGCCTGTTCTGGGACTGTCGTAGTCTGGAGTTTCTAGATTTGAGCACAAACCGTTTACGAAGTTTGGCTCGCAATGGATTTGCGGGATTAATCAAACTGAGAGAGCTTCACCTAGAGCACAACCAACTGACGAAGATTAATTTTGCTCATTTCCTACGGCTTAGCAGTCTGCACACACTCTTCTTACAATGGAACAAAATCAGCAACCTGACATGTGGAATGGAGTGGACCTGGGGCACTTTAGAAAAGCTAGACCTGACTGGAAATGAAATCAAAACCATCGACCTGACAGTGTTTGTAACAATGCCTAATCTTAAAATACTCCTAATGGATAACAACAAGTTAAACAGCCTTGATTCCAAGATCTTAAATTCCCTGAGATCTCTCACAACTGTTGGCCTCTCTGGCAATCTGTGGGAATGCAGCCCTAGAATATGTGCTTTGGCCTCCTGGCTGGGCAGTTTCCAAGGTCGGTGGGAGCATTCTATCTTATGCCACAGTCCTGACCACACCCAAGGAGAGGATATACTGGATGCAGTCCATGGATTTCAGCTCTGCTGGAATTTATCAACCACTGTCACAGCCATGGCGACAACTGATAGAGATCCAACCACTGAATATACAAAAAGAATAAGCTCATCAAGTTACCATGTGGGAGACAAAGAAATCCCAACTACTGCAGGCATAGCAGTTACTACTGAGGAACACTTTCCGGAACCAGACAATGCCATCTTCACTCAGCGGGTAATTACAGGAACAATggctttattgttttctttcttttttattatttttatagtgttcATCTCCAGGAAGTGCTGCCCTCCCACTTTAAGAAGAATTAGGCAGTGCTCAATGATTCAGAACCACAGGCAGCTTCGATCCCAAACACGACTCCATATGTCAAACATGTCAGACCAAGGACCATATAGTGAATATGAAGCTACCCATGAAGGACCCTTCATCATCATTAATGGCTACGGACAGTGCAAGTGTCAGCAGCTGCCATACAAAGAATGTGAAGTATAA